In Phoenix dactylifera cultivar Barhee BC4 chromosome 1, palm_55x_up_171113_PBpolish2nd_filt_p, whole genome shotgun sequence, the genomic stretch catGTTGTTTGAAGCCCTCAAGACATGACTAATTCAAAATTGAAATGACTGGAATATTCTTAAATGGGTAGATgtgcaaaatgaatatttttttttttatgaagaggGAGACAAAGCCACGGTACCTGGCCTTTATTAGAAAAATGAAGTTTACAGAATATAGGatttgcaagaaagaaaaatatatgaaaaaaacAATAACAAGCTTTTACAAAAGGTAGTGGTCCGTAAGTAGATCTGTTTAACTATTCAACAAGTTGAACAATCTCATAATTGATTTGAAGGATCTCTTTATCGTTAATATGGAACTATATAAGCGTTGCATCCTGATGTAAATCATCCTTTTTTTAAAGATAGATCACCGTCTCTCAATGTGTGGCGCTAATGCTCTAAGGTTATTCCCAAGTTTGAAATGAGGGTCAAGCAGCTTCTCTGGATGCAAATGCTTCAAGTTAAAGTAGGTTAATAAAATTTTCTGCAAAACATAATAGATAaaacttgatttttttaaagaaaatccgAGCATCTCATTCCATAATTTCCAACAGACTGCAGCAATAAATTGATCTGCAACTTTTCTCATTGATTGttggaattttctttttcttcatttgGTCCACAGTTCATTAATGCCAGTAGGCAATCCTCTCAGATTTAGTTGCACTTTAATTGTTGTCCGTAAACTATAGACAAATGAGCACCTAATTAGTAGATGAGAGATCGTTTCAGTTCTTCTTCCACACAGCATACATCAATCACTAACCTGCCATCCTTTCTTAGCAAGAATCTCTCCTGTATGCAGCTGATTTCTGAGTGCAAGCCATATAAAAATTCTCACTTTTTTTGGTAAAGCCGCCTTCCAAAGGCTTTATAAAAAGGACATCGAAGGCCACCATTATTAAGAAATTTGTTGTAAAAGTTCATTTTAAAATAACCTCTTTGTGAGAGTTTCCACATGCGTATAAACATATAATAcgaataagaaaaattataaagaCTCTCCTCCAAGTTTGGGCCATTTATACTTAAACCCCAAATGTTTAAAAAGTGTTAATTAACCATCAAAACTTCAAATTCTTTACAATATATCCCGGCCATCTATCTCCATTATAAAATGTGTACATTTAATTATTTGCAATAATGAATTTGTAAGTGTATACATgtattttcaaatatttataaGCGCATATGTCTGTATATTGATTGAAAACCTTTTCTATTATGATTGAATTAGTTGTACTCTAATCTAGTCATTCTTTGGTTTGCGTCTTATTCTTCATAAGTTTCTTTCATATATGATACTATTTTACAATCAATTATATGTACTAGTAGTTTTTATATTATTCCATTTGGTATTCAATCATAGTGTCCAACCCTAGTTTTGTTTCACTCCTCGAGTATTAGTTCTTTTAGGTAAtacctgaatttctaaactAGACTAtaagcaaaaaaaagagaatagtTTACCTCAACCAGGTCGGGTCTAACCATAAACTTGGATAAAGCGCGCTCATAACCTAGATGTAAACAAACACATCTACCTGCATATAAAGAAACTCAtcccaaaacaaaatcagaactTCTAAATTCAGTTATAAAGATACACATCTACCTGCAATTATAGCAATATTCCATGATACAGATCATATAAGTTGATCAACAACACTTCATACAAAGCAAAGCCTGCTCATCAAGAATGGGACTAGCTAATTCATAACTTGCATATAAAGAAAAAGGTATCCAAGACAGTCTCAATCTGGATACAGAGCTAGAGATATTCATAAAAGTTTGTTAATGTTGATTAACATAAAAAGACTTTAGTACCCAAAGGACAAATCCAAAATATATCCCAACAATTACAAGTCATCTTTCCTACGATCCACAAGCCTAGAAATGCATGATTACAACCCTAAAATGATCAAATGATAACTCAAATGAAAAATAACTTGTTGAGAATGACAAAATCTCCATCACTTCAGCAGTGCATGTGATCATACATACAATTAGCAAAAAAACCTACCGAGTTTGAGATTCAACTGTTTATCAACTAACAAATTAGCAGAACTTGAGAAATCCTTTAAGGAATGAATTTTTCTTCCATGTGGGTAATATCCATTTTATGTGAAATACCCCGAAGTATACAAGATACATCCATGCAAAATTTTCTATAATCATGTATATGCTTGTGTCGAGAGATTTTTAACTTTACTGGTGACAAACTCAAACACTGCATATACTGACCCTCTCTTTGATCTAGAAACTAGGGCTCAACATCTTCTCCCCGAGATGATGACTCCCCATAAGAGCCaaaaccaaatatcagaagaatCAATAAGTCACCATGGTCAATGGGAAAAGATTACAGGAGGATATGATAGATGATTTGTACAATGCTAGTCTAGGACCTCTCCTAGAGTTAACTAGAATCCACAAGATATCTCTGGAACCACCACTAGTCCACTAAAAcatgtagagagagaaagagagaacgagtagagagagaaagagagaaaagtgTGCGAATAATAGCCATGGAGTCTCTCCCTCATTCTCAAAAATACAGGAAGGGAAAGCGATGGGTTTTTGAGTAGCACCAACCGACGATGATGGTCAAATAACGAAGAGGAAATGAAAGTAGATCCATAGGAGAATCAAGCCAAACACAAGGCGTTTTGGCTTCCTTTAGGGCTAGCTCACTTGGCCGGGACCAATACTTATTTTACGGCCTCGAAGCACCCAGGGAAGAGGCGAAGCCGGCCCAAATCGGCAGCCGACAGCGGTGGATGGCAAAATAGAAGAAAGAACCTGAAACAAGGGAGCATTCTTGCAACTAAATTGGCGACTCATCGGGGCCAACGAGGGCAGTGGCGATGGCGTAGAAACCAAAAAATTAAGGAGAAGAGCTAGTGATCCTTACCTTAACTCTAATGAGGTATTGACAGTGGTCCGACGAAATCTCCCAATGGAACCTAAAGAATTTTCAGCAAAAAGCTCAAAACCGATGACTCTAGAAGGAGATTTTTCTGATGGGGGAGTGCGTAGAGGGAATGGGAAGGAGATTCATTGGAATTTTCTGAGGGTTTTGCTGGAGTCCGGCGTGCCCAAGAATTCATCCTTTTGTTAGAATAGTAGGAGAAGAAAATAGACTCCCATCAAGGGTCTTTCTCCCCTCACGCAATGTAAGGCACGCGCTAAAGGCCCAAGTCGCAGGTCCAGGCCCATACAAAGCCAGAccatgcctataaaatttggTTCAACACATAATGATGGATTATTTTATCATGCCAATTAATGAGATCATTATTATCCAATTATATTGAGGTTGTGATGAACTTTCAGGCCTTGGACGTTCTTTAGGTTAGTGCCTTGCAGCCGTGTCATATGGTTAACCACCGGTGATGGGTTAGGAGCGTGAGTCATCGGGTATCAAATTTTGAACttgaagggttaatcaaactaaACGTTTCATTATTTGAGAAGTTTATCAACAAAATATCAATTATGTGgtacaaaaattaaatcataaataacaagcACTTGAGTGTTAACTATACAAAAAtaatagattaaaattaaaaagatcCACGTTACTTAaaatcaaacatatatatatatacacaaacaTGTTCTAACATGTAttacttttttaatttttcaatgaaggatttataaataaaactaacattataatatatgcatatgtatatgtgtgtatgtatgcacGTTTGTATGCGTCTCAGGTAATTATGCGGGTTTGGGTGGGGTTCAAGTTGGTTAGCTATAAAAATCTCAAACCTAGACCTAACCTGAAAGTGTTAATGCATTTAACTTTGTTGCCGTACAAAACTCATTCCATTGTTTGCTTGGATCAGGGTTTGGTCGGGCTTGGGTTAAGTCCCGGCCGGTTACAGCTTGGAGTGATAGCCCTGTTATAATATTGagcattaattttaaaatttattatcttagaaaatctatttgagAAAGTATAGAAGAGGTTGAGTAATATCGGCCGATATGAATATATTGCATCTACTGATTTTATCGGTTTATACTGACAAACATAATGAGATCGACATTTTTACATATATCATGTCAGGAGGTGTTTGATATCCATATAGACTGAGATGGCCAAGATATCTGTGGAGGTGAAAATTTTTTCCAGAATTAACCTAAAAAGAGCAGGCCACAAAAAGTTATAGTGGTTTTTCTCATTACCATGGCACGAGCCTGCCCATAGGCTGAGGTCCGCCAAGCGGCCCAAGTCAGGATAGGCAGCCCAGTTACGTCACCGTTTCCATCCTAAATTCTTTGAAACGTGGTTATCCCAGCAACTCAACAGATGTGGAGACTATTAAAGAAGAGATCGAATAACCTTTGCTCGATCTTATTGTTGGCGAGTTGCATTTAAGCATGAAAACATCACAAGAACTATATTCTATGTCCAGCTCTCTTGTCGGCGGACAAATAAATGGGCTGAAAGCTATATGATCAGTAGGCCGATATCTACTTTTCCTATTAAGATTTAATCAGAAAGCTACACGACACTGTAGTATAACTCAAATTACTCTTTGTCCATGTGACCAGGCGCCACCAACGTCTCCATTGCTGAAGTTTCAAGTGTTCTCTCCCTTTGAACCACATACTTAAGGCATATTGGAGCGTGCTTCTTATCCTGGGCCAACGATGGACTGTAAGTGAAGCCCAGGCTACCACATAAAGAAGGGTAATCTTTTGCTTGGCCAGTGAAATTTTGCTGAAGTTGACACACGTTTAACCACTCTTAAATAAATGTCTTTTGGATTCTAGCCACCAAAGAAGCCACTCTAGGGAAAATGAAATGATTGTGCTCTATATACAATGGCGCAAGAATCCTTTGTGGCATGCAGTTTGCTTCGTAGAATGTCGTATGCTGCCCAATGGTTGCCATCAGAAGATGGATGGCTATTAGAAAAAGTGACCTTACATGCCATATGCAACATCTTGTTATCAATAACTGTCCATCTCTTGATGATGGCCATTGAGCGGTGTACAATACTATATGGTGTAAACCGTGCATCGTATAGGAACCTAGGTCTATATAGTTAGGCTAGTTATGATAAACTGAATAAGGATATTGCACCAATGTCCTGAGAATTACAACTGGCCTCATGAATTATACTAATCTGCTCCTGCTATGTGAACCCCGAAAGAGGGTAAGCCAGTGGTGCTCAACTAATAGCATTATAATTTTGTACATGACACCTGCTAATTTTTTCTTAATGAACTCGGGTCCTGCACAATTCCCCtttaaaaaaagaagtaaaaaaATATGCCAAATTTTGATGATGGGAACCCTCCATCATGTTCGCGTGATGGCTGTTAACCCCCTCATTCCAAGGTTTCCTTCTTACACTTTCTATGACACTCTCAAATATATCTAAGTTAGATGGGGTCAATTGATGGTTTGATTGTAAAAATTAATGACACAAAATCTAATCTtcgcagatttttttttatatatatttttaaacccAAATTTATACATAATGGATAATGCTATTAGACCACTAAACATAGTATTTTGTAATTAACTCAATAATGAAGCACTTCTTTTGTCGAGACCATTTAAGTTAGACCAAAATATATATAACAAGATTATGTGTTTTTtctcaaaaaggaaaaaaaaaaaagatcacgcCATTACTTATCCAGTAACatgttatttttttgaatattttttctAGATCTATGCCAAATAGAGAAGGCAGCAATTGCTGATCAAACAGGTGCCCAATTTGTATATATTTTGAACGTGAAGTTATAAATTAAAGGTTATCATTTTATCAGATGAGTAGTGAAAATGTCAATTAAGTTTGTTATTTGCTCGCAGGATGCAAGTTTGGCTGCGACTACGACATGTGGTCTCAACTTGCTCTCTGCAACCACATAAAAATAGCAGGTAAAAGAAAGGTGATAGATTGCGATCCCCGAAAACGAACAAACAGCAAAGATAAGGGGGTTGAAGTTGGAAAAGAGATTACTATATGCTGAAAATACGCATTTATACCACTAGCTGGATAACTCTAGGAACAAAAGATATCTTCCATGGAGAACTGAACAGACTCACACCTTAAATGACTTTTGACTAGGAGAAATCCGGAAACTGGACACCTACATAGATATTTTAGATACATCAGAAATAGAAACTGTTACTACAGGATATTCCTTAGACCAAAGAAGTGCATTACTTTTCAACAATTCTATGTAAGTTTTACATGCAAGTTGTATTGCAGAAACTTTGCAAATTAAGTAGCATTTCAGTCTCTAGCTCCCTCCCCCCGCATTCTTGTCTGCGATGGCGGACAAATGCTTTCCACAGCCATAGACCGAGCAGAAGGCCTGTACGCACGTCAAAAGCAGCAGCAGACCGGTGGCCAGAAACGTAAGGATCTGCCACGACCCAATCATATAGGTTTTCCCGAACTTCCGGCTCTTAACACTCCACCGACTGTCATAAAACTTGTTCACATCCACCAGCACTTTGTCTATGAAGGCCACTTTCGTCAAACTCACTGATTTGCTCATCCCATTCCAAAGCTTTGCCACCTCCTCATCGTTCTTCATCCGGTTCAAGATGATCCCCTTTTGCCTTAACAGCTTCACGTCCTTCTCGGTGTCGATAATCCCATTGATCAACTCCGTGTATCGAGTGAAAACCATCGGCCCCGACTCGACCGACATCTCATATGCTACAAGATTCCTCAATAGGACCTCAGTGTTGATGTCCAAACTCACAGTAGGGAGATGAAGAGTGGCAGCTTTCACATCGAACGCGATCGTCGTTAAGTCCCCGCTGGTTGGTGAGAACTTGACACCGGCCCTTGTGAGCTCAGTTACTGAAGGGACCATGATCTCTTCAACCAAAGGAGGTCTGTCACCAGATTGTTCATCTTTGGATTTTCCATCTCCACTGATAAACAGATTTCCGATGGGAGCCGCCAAGATTGAGATCCCAGGGAGATGGGAGATGATCTTCCATGGAACCTTCACTATGAACTTGAAGGGCTTTATAATGAGAACTTTCACAATATTTGAATCTGACGCCGAACTCCAAACTGAATTAAAGAGCTTCTTCACATAGCTTGGATCTGTCGGGGGCTTCTCCCCATTTGACTGAGGGACATCGACGTGGTCTTCGATTTCATTGGTTTCGCTTTCTTCCTTGACCTTTGGAACGACGACAGAGTAGAGCAGTTGCAACAAGTGTGCATACCTTTTAGtgtcaatgcttgataagttaTCCATCACCTTAAATGGAGAAACCTCCTTAACGAACCCTATCAGCATCGTCGAGAGTTGACTATCAGCTATTTCGTTTGAAGTGCTCTGAAATCGCAGGATCTTTCTTACTAGATTGAGAGGTATCTGGTTCTCAAGCATCACGATGTCCCTAAGGATAGAATTATAGGCCAACTTCATCCTTGCAGCATCCTCCATATGGGACATTGATGGCACCTTCTTGAAGGCCTTTCCATCTGCATCGGCGTAGTTGCGAAGGAACTCGAGCAAGAAGGATGCATCAATAACCATCATCCATGCTAGAGTCTCTCCACTCAAATCAAGGTGCCTAAACAACATTATAAGCACAAATATCAGAATAGTAAGCACGCGAAAATGACAGTTATAAAATAGCAGGCACCGGAATAAAGTAAATAACTATATAGAGGAGATGAGAGGACACCTATGGTAGTGGGATCTTATCTTGTGTTCTTTCTTCATGAAGTGTTCGACAGCTTGCTCGAGTTTGAGTGTTTGGAGCCGCTTCTGTGTCCTCTTGACTGTGGCGAGTTTGTTCCGCTCCATCTCATAGAGATGGGGGTGCAAATGGTGGTACGGCCCGAGTGCAAAGAGCTGCGGGGTGTAGGCTTCAGGCTTGGTGGAGAGTAATGTCTTGGGGACGCTGAAGACAGAGACAGGGATTCGGACATCCTCTTCGTCCTGCTCGTCAAAGGTATTACGAATTTGGATCACCCATCGTCGCTCATCAAAGAGCAGAGAATCGTCGGAAGAGGTTATTGAGGAATACTGAGACGCCATACTTTTCACACCAAGAATGGTTCCTCAGAACTACAGTAGTGTATCTGCAACAAATCTGATTGGGTTTCTTGGATGGATAGGTTTGACGGATACTTGAAGACTCAAAATGTCACCGGGAAGAGCTGTGGGGGTTAGGTTtgttaaccttttttttttcgtcAAAAGGTTTGTTAACCTTGAGGTCACGGACTTGAAGGGGGATTTTTTCCTAGCAAGAGTTCTTGAATCGCTACGTCCGGATCCGTTtatccacacacacacacagatatatatatatatatatatatacacacacacacacatacacatacatacatatacacatacacatacatatatatatatatatacacatacacatacatacatagacgtacatacatacatatacatacatacatatatatatatatatatatatatatatatatatatatatatatatatatatatatatattgtatgtgtatatatatatatatatatacatatatatatacatacatacatatatatatatatatgtatatatatatgtgtatatatatatatatatctatatacatacacatacatatatatacatacatatatatatatatatatatatatatatatacacacacacacatacatatatatatatatatatatatatatatatatatatatatatatatatatatatatatatgtatgtatatatatatatgtatgtatatgtatgtatatatatgtgtatgtgtatgtgtatacatatatatacatatatatacatatatacatctatacatatatatacatatggggATTGATAATCTACTCTCTGTTATAGTAGGTTATTAATCTATCCATTCttcattggacaaaaaatatctttattttttataattcttaagggtattttatgtctttttacaattccacattaactcaccctctcaacccccCAATGAAtactttctccctctctctctctctctcatatatatatatatat encodes the following:
- the LOC103721369 gene encoding putative UPF0481 protein At3g02645 — encoded protein: MASQYSSITSSDDSLLFDERRWVIQIRNTFDEQDEEDVRIPVSVFSVPKTLLSTKPEAYTPQLFALGPYHHLHPHLYEMERNKLATVKRTQKRLQTLKLEQAVEHFMKKEHKIRSHYHRHLDLSGETLAWMMVIDASFLLEFLRNYADADGKAFKKVPSMSHMEDAARMKLAYNSILRDIVMLENQIPLNLVRKILRFQSTSNEIADSQLSTMLIGFVKEVSPFKVMDNLSSIDTKRYAHLLQLLYSVVVPKVKEESETNEIEDHVDVPQSNGEKPPTDPSYVKKLFNSVWSSASDSNIVKVLIIKPFKFIVKVPWKIISHLPGISILAAPIGNLFISGDGKSKDEQSGDRPPLVEEIMVPSVTELTRAGVKFSPTSGDLTTIAFDVKAATLHLPTVSLDINTEVLLRNLVAYEMSVESGPMVFTRYTELINGIIDTEKDVKLLRQKGIILNRMKNDEEVAKLWNGMSKSVSLTKVAFIDKVLVDVNKFYDSRWSVKSRKFGKTYMIGSWQILTFLATGLLLLLTCVQAFCSVYGCGKHLSAIADKNAGGGS